The following are encoded together in the Lactuca sativa cultivar Salinas chromosome 1, Lsat_Salinas_v11, whole genome shotgun sequence genome:
- the LOC111909389 gene encoding 3-oxoacyl-[acyl-carrier-protein] synthase I, chloroplastic — protein sequence MEAQHIIQLKNPSLFLFPKTSFSTTVKSPSRLSRRFRHVLLASHPSVAAPKREKDAKKRVVITGMGVVSVFGNDVDTYYDRLLAGESGISLIDKFDASIFPTRFGGQIRGFKSNGYIDAKSDSRLDDCQRYCLVAGKKALEDAGIGSHELLKIDKERAGVLVGSGGGGVTVFSDGVRCLIERGHKKITPFFAPYSLSSIASAVLAMHVGFMGPNYNISAACATANACFCAAANHIRLGNADMMIAGGVDAPLIPLELGGFVACRALSRRNHDPQRASRPWDKERDGFVLSEGAGVLVMESLDHAMRRGAPILAEYLGGAVNCDAYHITNPRPDGFSVSSCMKRSLIDAGVSAEEVNYINAHATSTLIGDLAEVNALKKVFTNTKGIKMNATKSMIGHSMGASGGLEAIATIKAIQTGWLHPTINQFNPEPAVEFDTVANRKQQHQINVAISNSFGFGGQNSVIAFSAFKP from the exons ATGGAAGCTCAACATATTATTCAGTTAAAAAATCCCTCCTTGTTCCTATTCCCCAAAACCTCTTTTTCCACAACTGTCAAATCACCATCACGCTTGAGCCGTAGATTCCGCCATGTATTATTAGCTTCCCACCCCTCTGTCGCAGCCCCTAAGCGGGAGAAAGATGCAAAAAAGCGTGTCGTCATTACAGGTATGGGTGTCGTCTCTGTGTTTGGAAATGATGTTGACACATACTACGATCGGCTCTTAGCTGGGGAGAGCGGAATCAGTTTAATAGATAAATTCGATGCATCAATATTCCCAACACGATTCGGTGGCCAGATTCGTGGATTTAAGTCAAATGGGTATATCGATGCCAAAAGTGACTCTAGACTTGATGATTGTCAACGCTATTGCCTTGTTGCTGGGAAAAAAGCTCTTGAAGATGCTGGTATTGGAAGCCACGAACTCCTCAAG ATAGATAAGGAACGTGCTGGAGTTCTAGTTGGATCAGGAGGCGGAGGCGTTACAGTATTTTCTGATGGTGTGAGGTGTCTCATAGAGAGAGGTCATAAGAAAATTACACCATTTTTCGCTCCTTATTCTCTATCAAGCATAGCGTCAGCTGTTCTTGCTATGCATGTTGGATTTATGGGACCAAACTACAACATCTCAGCTGCTTGTGCCACAGCCAACGCTTGCTTCTGTGCTGCTGCTAATCATATTCGTTTAGGGAATGCGGACATGATGATTGCTGGTGGGGTGGATGCTCCCTTGATTCCTCTGGAATTGGGTGGTTTTGTTGCATGTAGAGCATTGTCTCGAAGAAACCATGATCCCCAGAGAGCTTCTAGACCATGGGACAAAGAAAGAGATGGGTTTGTTTTGAGCGAAGGGGCTGGTGTTTTG GTGATGGAAAGTTTAGACCATGCAATGAGAAGAGGTGCACCCATACTTGCTGAATACTTGGGAGGAGCAGTAAATTGTGATGCATATCATATAACTAATCCGCGACCTGATGGATTCTCGGTTTCATCTTGCATGAAAAGGAGCCTTATAGACGCTGGTGTATCCGCAGAAGAG GTGAATTACATCAATGCACATGCAACTTCAACCCTGATTGGGGATCTGGCCGAGGTAAATGCTCTAAAGAAGGTGTTTACGAACACTAAAGGGATCAAAATGAACGCAACCAAG TCTATGATTGGACACAGTATGGGAGCATCTGGAGGTTTGGAAGCCATTGCTACAATCAAAGCCATTCAAACAGGATGGTTGCATCCCACCATTAATCAATTT AACCCAGAACCTGCAGTTGAATTCGACACTGTTGCAAATCGAAAGCAACAACATCAAATCAACGTTG CCATCTCAAATTCGTTTGGTTTTGGAGGACAAAACTCAGTAATAGCATTTTCTGCattcaaaccttga
- the LOC111909384 gene encoding uncharacterized protein LOC111909384: MGQKGGSDAFVSQGFDTWNKKMHFRLMWVVLIVFDNKAREKCDFLMREKQVINVVLRRQTEAEDHKYKAQLHISIIVFRLLLKTGLPFRGHDESVNSENRGLYIEVLKAIRETSEDIFINTLENAPKNNQLISPKIQKELVQCFAQEVLLSIREEIGEDVFAFLVDESSDVSKMEQMTIVLRYVDSLGFVKERFIGLVHVNDTSSLTLKNAINEKRLTREQVRERVQKGLYSGELETGRGLNQEATLVRVGETRWDSHFNTLTILMKLFADVLVVLDFVKKEGGSLANRQQASGILAYFKSYEFVFYLHMMYDILHLTGTLSKQLQRKDLDILEATSMVKGTMEALQSFRNIGFASIFS, translated from the exons ATGGGACAAAAAGGAGGAAGTGATGCATTTGTTTCCCAAGGTTTTGATACCTGGAATAAAAAGATGCATTTCAGACTCATGTGGGTGGTATTGATAGTTTTTGACAACAAAGCAAGAGAAAAGTGTGATTTTTTAATGAGGGAAAAACAAGTTATTAATGTAGTTTTGAGGAGGCAAACCGAAGCAGAGGACCATAAATATAAAGCTCAATTACACATTTCTATTATTGTTTTTAGACTTTTATTGAAAACCGGTTTACCGTTTCGTGGTCATGATGAGTCAGTGAACTCGGAAAATAGAGGGCTTTACATTGAAGTGTTAAAAGCCATTCGAGAGACTAGTGAAGATATTTTCATCAATACTTTAGAAAATGCTCCTAAAAACAATCAACTAATTTCCCCTAAAATTCAAAAAGAACTTGTGCAATGTTTTGCACAAGAAGTACTTTTGAGTATTCGTGAAGAGATTGGTGAAGATGTTTTTGCTTTCCTAGTTGATGAATCTAGTGATGTTTCAAAAATGGAACAAATGACTATTGTTTTGCGTTATGTCGATAGTCTTGGCTTTGTGAAAGAAAGATTCATAGGACTAGTGCACGTGAATGATACATCATCTTTGACACTCAAAAACGCCATAAATGAA AAAAGACTTACAAGAGAGCAAGTAAGAGAAAGGGTGCAAAAAGGCTTGTATAGTGGTGAACTTGAAACCGGAAGAGGGTTAAATCAAGAGGCTACACTTGTTCGAGTGGGAGAAACAAGATGGGATTCACATTTCAACACACTCACGATTTTGATGAAGTTGTTTGCGGATGTTCTTGTAGTTTTAGATTTTGTGAAAAAGGAGGGAGGGTCATTGGCAAATCGTCAACAAGCATCTGGAATCTTAGCATATTTTAAATCATATGAGTTTGTGTTTTACTTACATATGATGTATGACATTTTACACCTCACAGGTACATTGTCAAAGCAACTTCAAAGAAAAGATCTAGACATTTTAGAAGCAACTTCGATGGTTAAAGGGACAATGGAGGCATTGCAATCTTTTAGAAACATAGGGTTTGCTAGCATTTTTTCATAA